The following proteins are co-located in the Podarcis raffonei isolate rPodRaf1 chromosome 5, rPodRaf1.pri, whole genome shotgun sequence genome:
- the MUC4 gene encoding mucin-4 isoform X1: protein MGRQKGMLWALAGFWAWLLCAPGKTVAVPVPTEWEEGDLGDFTTPSDGLSWGTDSDYFEPTILTTTEAPVFMEEIQATELYTPSPLLGKPEENLSSISSANSSSPVEEERSGSPSASTLAGNVASSNDGPKNPGITPPGGNAKETTEVHAEEKAVFPAKMNSSLEEGTTKTAAVVSKEAATPVTLLSKEEEAAELPAERTEETATAPILLSASASEQPGGTELLMELVPSTTSTSLLSATSGEGIRASPSEEGANSVASGEMSFPPPAAGDEEAMDVDTRGSDVGFQLNPTVASWEETPNVIPEADEETPELSPDAGSEAAAPSSSPGADPSSHTEELPVEEEEAAPADGSSPPPPPEGDAVTPPPELPPSGSLPSGDTTAESSEPGELVAVSTQLPPADEAALDVESAPGEGRGDADSSLSAEEPESDTEATAVPSSAGPEVGPENTADVPSGESEDLLSAESSSSLPVDESTLDSPPGILSPSDAPSEPSLRMEVSSPAGLPLGSGSASQLPEDGETQASSTTNEEAKEGSGSPDSNKEASFASVSPEQGPASSGTDVPAGEEVSADLASGAASPLNPGVETDSSEVAENEQPTVSTQSEPSLDMTTINSAGVAEKVPGTLPDTKTSPTSLLEDETASEAQGSSEETPSPMSLSVTPSQQEEGEISPSETPGKVVGSSPEGSEAATGPDVASGSATTDAVAQTSSEGQSETDSPLSSLELIPPVGRSEILDTEESKSPAEDMVVTDPLGGQATFPSTSPDESPSGPSATDAMEAPSNGPPGSPPFSHLPPDNDTGAGSEVTTGPEELGHSAAGNREEPSLSPVSTAEPELAPAETEAAEDGNVSEDLGKVSALPSREETVGATSEAAVDEGSPSDSSSFLDEVNTQPPEPQLGPGSAEENSPPSSAEVADAESGDLTPLPESGGESKEAQESSEKKPSSSSSSGSFSVEDEEGEASSSPASDNLGPSPQGTDVLEGSRDGEGSTGLVENEVAGTTNSGGQAGTDLPLSGAEIGPTEKSELPAGPPGAVADGETPSQPPVEDGETLVGNTASGEESPLVTPSEKSPPSVVFEPSGAEPSGSTSSPVSYQLSPDVALNPGSATSEEAQGLEDTFSKKGLDLVPIDMGSPPASPSNDGIVATGSDLEGSEESQLSPEDAATATDEGAEPSEGSSSVGGKETYLAPSASKPPVSSSSAEEVQMDGSPSVDSEEPTLSPDDAVRAGPVTYEEGEESEDISAESGKEPSLSPLATELQSATASTEGVETAISESEPSAGSQPSQDAAGPGASEGIEQGENSSAASEQETPLGSSVGEPPKTSAGEEVSEGLVEGRPSLSTEWVDPASFEKAAGEGSQPVNAGVSNGKEPSSAPLAAEPQSDSLSTEGVEMPSLGPATDTGSQPSVDSGATAGAVASEEGEESSLAPLSPDSQSSGTPTSEDVSGGLGESSTLPEGVETGAVASEEVGESIISEKKSSLAPLSPDSQSSGTPTSEDISGGLGESPLLPEDVETPILDSATNTGSQSSPDGAAEGVVSEEGGVSEDVSPVSGKEPSLHALPTASQSSGTSASNEVSEGLGDGDSSLATEGVETAGSESAASKASQPSLDDAGTIVSNGKEASSTPLAAESPSDSLSTEEVETPSLGTATNAGSQPSADNADTAGDLASEEGEELEDISTVNGKKPSLDALSTASQSSGTSASNEVSEGLGDGDSSLTIEGLETPSMGTATDAGSHPSVDNAATAGASEEGMSGKEASFNPLSTESQSPGTLTSEDVSGGLGDGEPSLPTGGVETASLGSTATKGSTSSTETVLSPENVAEQLEEKSGSITGAESFPQPSSVIDKASGGTLPSASAYSDESLATNAGANQVSGITESSQPLPGSGDVSDNMAGLDNTGSSEKSVSGQPGSSNSDVLGGSDSSSPGAEVSTEILRGDLGTGPGSFHTEESPSALLPSSNTLPSGPANSYGKGTGNVIADGSTSQKVEEAPAGLEAGKTDSFPSDSETQESRPSPNGLLSSSPASEGRGDADSSVLAADKGPATTSTAGGTSPSLSSTHLSPANTLKLPSGAESGPEIKGGTSPLSSKSEDPGSVKPILLGKPPLKPSSPAGSGISSLPPASAQSKPAVGVGKDTSGNSKASSSAGKAPSSALGTSSSSSPVPKPMKSGSSTSSGISSLSPSPTQKKPAAGVSKVAPANSKGKPEVPLAATGDTKSSEGTGKTKKPNSRPQNSKDGKTSTADGNSAKSGRVSAVPVPVSSPAASLFPYGASANDKEYVQRKVDFNSPLFKPEIGIPLGKTLRSSLYFTDNGQIIFPASDKDISSYPNPAPKGFNGREKVPMIAVFWDNADFSRGKGTIFYQEYVTQTSAKHPVVRDVEAKIQQYLKCSYSATWTLKITWVKAQPYPAQGQNGRTNTYQAILTTDGYRTYTLFLYQNGGMQWDYRRIAPANVLIGWTSGDGYFKNDDLITKTPAEKYRPDQTEGYNTGVRGLWVYKLDSRIRVNYRRRCLDWFSHEGQPSAWNKDLPPCPCSLQQGLLDDRFSRSKKGLPDSRLTMLYSSAPNKYGAGVRCLYNSKNQLVEGHQERVWKSSRSSPNSDEELKLYDWCCNQTGNLQFCDKYSQKRPKIGCDGYRPSIRAATSSEEKVDRKSEEERD from the exons ATGGGGAGACAGAAAGGGATGCTTTGGGCCCTGGCAGGTTTCTGGGCATGGCTTCTGTGCG CGCCTGGGAAAACAGTTGCCGTCCCAGTTCCCACAGAATGGGAAGAAGGAGACCTGGGCGACTTCACCACCCCCAGTGATGGCCTTTCCTGGGGCACAGACAGTGACTATTTCGAGCCCACCATACTTACGACCACAGAGGCGCCTGTCTTCATGGAGGAAATCCAAGCCACAGAATTATATACTCCTAGTCCTCTCCTTGGGAAACCGGAAGAAAACCTGAGTTCTATTAGCTCAGCGAACTCTTCCAGTCCCGTGGAGGAAGAAAGGTCAGGTTCTCCGTCGGCCTCCACTCTGGCAGGAAACGTGGCTTCTTCCAACGATGGTCCCAAGAACCCAGGAATCACACCCCCAGGAGGGAACGCCAAGGAAACGACAGAAGTCCATGCTGAAGAAAAGGCCGTCTTCCCGGCCAAGATGAACTCTTCTTTGGAAGAAGGGACAACTAAAACAGCTGCAGTGGTGTCTAAGGAAGCAGCCACACCTGTCACCTTGCTTTCTAAGGAAGAAGAGGCAGCTGAATTGCCCGCGGAGAGGACTGAAGAAACAGCCACGGCGCCCATCTTgctttctgcttctgcctctgagcagCCTGGAGGAACAGAGCTTCTCATGGAGTTGGTGCCCAGCACAACAAGCACATCTCTTCTCAGCGCCACCAGCGGTGAAGGGATACGGGCATCTCCCTCCGAGGAAGGGGCTAACAGCGTTGCTTCTGGCGAAATGAGTTTTCCACCACCAGCTGCTGGAGACGAGGAGGCAATGGATGTGGACACCAGGGGAAGCGACGTGGGTTTCCAGCTCAACCCCACCGTAGCTTCGTGGGAGGAAACACCAAACGTCATCCCAGAAGCAGATGAGGAGACTCCAGAGCTTTCTCCAGATGCTGGCAGTGAGGCTGCAGCCCCGTCCTCGAGCCCAGGGGCAGACCCTTCCAGCCACACAGAAGAGCTgcctgtagaagaagaagaagctgctcCTGCTGATGGAAGCTCTCCTCcaccacctccagagggagaTGCTGTGACGCCACCGCCAGAATTGCCCCCATCCGGTTCGTTGCCGTCCGGTGACACAACTGCGGAGTCATCAGAACCCGGTGAGCTTGTTGCAGTTTCCACTCAACTACCTCCTgctgatgaagctgctctggatGTAGAATCTGCTCCTGGAGAAGGAAGGGGCGATGCAGATAGCTCTCTGTCTGCAGAAGAGCCCGAAAGCGATACGGAGGCAACTGCAGTTCCCTCTTCTGCAGGCCCAGAAGTTGGCCCTGAAAACACGGCCGATGTGCCCTCTGGAGAATCAGAAGACCTGCTGAGTGCAGAATCATCCAGTTCCCTTCCAGTAGATGAGTCCACGCTAGACAGTCCACCCGGCATTTTATCTCCCAGTGATGCTCCCTCTGAACCTTCACTGAGGATGGAAGTGTCTTCTCCTGCTGGACTCCCATTGGGGTCGGGTTCTGCTTCACAGTTACCTGAGGATGGTGAGACCCAGGCATCTTCCACAACTAACGAAGAGGCAAAGGAAGGTTCTGGAAGCCCAGACAGCAACAAGGAAGCATCTTTTGCTTCAGTGTCTCCAGAGCAAGGACCAGCTTCTTCAGGAACAGATGTCCCTGCTGGAGAAGAAGTTTCTGCAGACCTTGCCAGTGGGGCAGCCTCCCCCTTAAATCCTGGTGTGGAAACAGATAGTTCAGAGGTGGCAGAGAATGAGCAGCCCACAGTATCAACCCAGAGCGAGCCTTCTTTAGATATGACCACCATAAATTCAGCTGGGGTAGCAGAGAAGGTACCAGGGACTTTGCCCGACACCAAAACATCCCCTACTTCTCTCCTGGAGGATGAAACAGCATCCGAAGCTCAGGGGTCATCTGAAGAAACACCCTCTCCTATGTCTCTCAGTGTTACACCTTCtcagcaggaggagggagagatctCCCCCAGCGAAACACCTGGAAAGGTTGTTGGTTCTTCTCCTGAAGGCAGTGAGGCAGCTACAGGACCAGATGTTGCATCAGGATCAGCCACAACTGATGCAGTCGCACAAACGAGCAGCGAAGGCCAGAGCGAGACAGACTCCCCACTCTCCAGCTTGGAGCTTATCCCACCTGTGGGAAGATCAGAGATTTTGGACACTGAAGAATCCAAGTCACCTGCAGAGGACATGGTGGTAACAGATCCATTGGGAGGACAAGCCACCTTCCCCTCCACATCTCCTGATGAGTCACCTTCTGGTCCCTCTGCTACAGATGCAATGGAAGCTCCATCAAATGGGCCACCTGGCTCTCCACCTTTCTCCCACCTACCCCCAGACAATGACACGGGGGCAGGCTCAGAGGTCACCACGGGGCCAGAGGAACTAGGACATTCTGCTGCTGGGAACAGGGAGGAACCATCTCTTTCCCCAGTGTCCACCGCAGAGCCTGAACTGGCTCCTGCAGAAACAGAGGCCGCTGAGGATGGAAATGTTTCTGAAGACCTAGGCAAGGTATCAGCCTTACCCTCCAGAGAAGAGACAGTAGGAGCCACCTCAGAGGCAGCAGTTGATGAGGGATCCCCTTCAGATAGCAGCAGCTTTCTGGACGAAGTCAACACTCAGCCCCCAGAGCCACAGCTAGGTCCAGGAAGTGCAGAAGAGAACAGTCCACCAAGCTCTGCAGAGGTGGCAGATGCAGAATCTGGAGATCTTACACCCCTTCCTGAGAGTGGTGGAGAATCAAAGGAAGCTCAAGAGTCAtcagaaaaaaaaccctcttcttcatcttcttctgggTCCTTCAGTGTGGAAGACGAAGAAGGCGAAGCCTCCTCAAGCCCAGCTTCTGACAACCTTGGTCCTTCCCCCCAAGGCACTGATGTTTTAGAAGGTAGCAGGGATGGTGAGGGCAGCACTGGATTGGTTGAAAATGAAGTAGCTGGGACAACCAACAGCGGGGGCCAAGCTGGAACGGACCTCCCACTTTCAGGTGCAGAAATTGGCCCCACTGAAAAATCAGAGCTGCCTGCAGGACCACCAGGAGCTGTGGCTGATGGAGAAACCCCAAGTCAACCGCCTGTAGAGGATGGCGAGACATTAGTAGGAAACACAGCCTCAGGAGAAGAATCTCCCTTAGTCACCCCAAGTGAAAAATCCCCCCCTTCCGTTGTTTTTGAGCCATCAGGAGCTGAGCCTAGTGGGTCCACTAGTTCTCCAGTCTCCTATCAGctgtctccagatgttgcattAAATCCAGGCTCTGCAACTTCTGAGGAGGCCCAGGGATTGGAAGATACTTTTAGTAAGAAAGGATTGGATTTGGTTCCAATAGACATGGGGTCACCACCGGCCTCCCCCTCCAATGATGGGATAGTGGCTACTGGCTCAGACTTGGAAGGTAGTGAGGAGTCTCAACTCTCTCCAGAAGATGCTGCGACAGCAACAGATGAGGGAGCAGAACCATCTGAAGGCTCTTCCAGTGTCGGCGGCAAGGAAACATACTTGGCTCCGTCAGCCTCAAAGCCACCAGTTTCCTCCTCTTCCGCTGAAGAGGTGCAAATGGATGGATCACCATCAGTCGATAGCGAGGAGCCTACTCTGTCTCCAGATGATGCAGTGAGAGCAGGACCTGTCACTtatgaggagggagaagaatcagaagaCATCTCTGCTGAAAGTGGAAAGGAACCATCGTTGTCTCCATTGGCCACAGAGTTACAATCAGCAACTGCCTCCACCGAAGGCGTGGAAACTGCCATCTCTGAATCAGAACCCAGTGCAGGATCTCAACCATCTCAAGATGCTGCAGGACCCGGAGCTTCTGAAGGCATAGAGCAGGGGGAAAACTCTTCTGCTGCAAGTGAGCAGGAAACGCCTTTGGGTTCATCGGTTGGAGAACCACCAAAAACATCTGCAGGTGAAGAGGTTTCTGAAGGACTTGTTGAAGGAAGACCTTCCCTCTCCACTGAGTGGGTGGATCCTGCCAGCTTTGAGAAGGCAGCAGGGGAAGGATCTCAACCAGTTAATGCAGGAGTGTCCAATGGGAAGGAACCATCATCTGCTCCATTGGCTGCAGAGCCACAGTCAGACTCTCTGTCAACTGAAGGGGTGGAAATGCCCAGCTTGGGGCCAGCAACTGACACAGGATCTCAACCATCCGTAGATAGTGGAGCAACAGCAGGGGCTGTAGCTtctgaggagggagaagaatcCTCTTTGGCCCCATTGTCACCAGATTCACAATCCTCTGGAACACCTACAAGTGAAGATGTTTCTGGAGGGCTTGGAGAATCTTCCACCCTCCCTGAAGGTGTGGAAACAGGGGCTGTAGCTTCTGAGGAGGTAGGAGAATCCATAATAAGTGAAAAGAAATCCTCTTTGGCCCCATTGTCACCAGATTCACAATCCTCTGGAACACCTACAAGTGAAGATATTTCTGGAGGGCTTGGAGaatcccccctcctccctgaaGATGTGGAAACACCTATTTTGGATTCAGCAACTAACACAGGATCTCAATCATCACCGGATGGTGCAGCAGAGGGTGTAGTTTCTGAGGAGGGAGGAGTATCAGAAGACGTTTCTCCTGTGAGTGGGAAAGAGCCATCTTTGCATGCATTGCCCACAGCCTCACAATCTTCTGGAACATCTGCAAGCAATGAGGTTTCTGAAGGACTTGGTGATGGAGATTCCTCCCTCGCCACTGAAGGGGTGGAAACAGCCGGCTCAGAGTCAGCAGCAAGCAAGGCATCCCAACCATCACTAGATGATGCAGGAACAATAGTGTCCAATGGGAAGGAAGCATCATCAACACCATTGGCTGCAGAGTCACCATCAGACTCTCTGTCAACTGAAGAGGTAGAAACGCCCAGCTTGGGGACAGCAACAAATGCAGGATCTCAACCATCTGCAGACAATGCAGATACAGCCGGGGATTTAGCTTCTGAGGAAGGAGAAGAATTGGAAGACATTTCCACTGTGAACGGGAAGAAGCCATCTTTGGATGCATTGTCCACAGCCTCACAATCTTCTGGGACATCTGCAAGCAATGAGGTTTCTGAAGGACTTGGTGATGGAGATTCCTCCCTCACTATTGAAGGGTTGGAAACGCCCAGCATGGGGACAGCAACAGATGCAGGATCTCACCCATCTGTGGACAATGCAGCTACAGCAGGAGCTTCTGAGGAGGGCATGAGTGGGAAGGAAGCATCATTTAATCCATTGTCCACAGAATCACAATCCCCGGGAACATTGACAAGTGAAGATGTTTCTGGAGGACTTGGTGATGGAGAACCTTCCCTTCCCACTGGAGGGGTGGAAACTGCCAGTTTGGGATCAACAGCCACCAAGGGATCCACCTCTTCCACAGAGACAGTCCTGAGCCCAGAAAACGTAGCAGAGCAGCTAGAAGAGAAATCTGGCTCAATAACTGGTGCAGAATCTTTCCCTCAACCCTCTTCTGTGATCGACAAAGCTTCAGGAGGAACCTTGCCTTCTGCTTCTGCATATTCTGATGAGAGCTTGGCCACCAATGCTGGGGCAAACCAAGTCTCTGGCATTACAGAGTCTTCACAGCCACTTCCAGGGAGTGGAGATGTTAGTGACAACATGGCAGGTCTTGATAACACAGGAAGTTCAGAAAAGTCTGTAAGTGGACAGCCCGGTTCTTCTAACAGTGATGTCTTGGGTGGGTCAGATTCTTCCTCTCCAGGGGCAGAAGTCAGCACAGAGATTTTAAGAGGAGATTTGGGGACTGGTCCAGGGTCCTTCCATACAGAGGAATCTCCTTCTGCCTTATTGCCCTCCAGTAACACACTGCCCTCTGGACCCGCCAACTCATATGGCAAAGGCACAGGAAATGTCATTGCTGATGGCTCAACTTCTCAGAAGGTAGAGGAGGCACCAGCTGGCTTAGAAGCAGGAAAAACAGACTCTTTCCCCTCTGATTCAGAGACCCAAGAATCCAGACCCTCACCCAATGGGCTTTTGAGCTCTTCCCCAGCGTCCGAAGGGAGAGGCGATGCAGACAGCTCGGTTTTGGCAGCTGACAAGGGTCCAGCCACTACATCCACTGCTGGTGGAACCAGTCCTTCCCTGTCTAGCACACACCTGAGTCCAGCGAATACCCTGAAACTGCCTTCTGGGGCAGAATCAGGCCCTGAGATCAAAGGAGGGACGTCTCCTCTGTCCTCCAAGTCTGAAGACCCAGGAAGTGTTAAGCCCATACTTTTAGGAAAACCACCCTTGAAGCCATCATCTCCCGCTGGTTCCGGCATctcatccctgcctcctgcctcCGCCCAGAGTAAGCCAGCTGTCGGTGTGGGCAAAGACACATCTGGCAACAGCAAAGCATCCTCCTCCGCAGGGAAAGCACCCAGCTCTGCCCTTGGAAcgtccagcagcagctctccagttccTAAGCCCATGAAGTCGGGGTCTTCAACCAGTTCCGGCATCTCATCCCTGTCTCCTTCCCCCACGCAGAAAAAGCCGGCTGCTGGCGTGAGCAAAGTCGCACCTGCCAATAGCAAAGGAAAACCAGAGGTCCCCCTTGCCGCCACAGGAGATACTAAATCTTCAGAAGGCACCGGCAAGACAAAGAAGCCCAATTCAAGGCCCCAGAATTCGAAGGATGGGAAAACATCAACTGCTGATGGAAACTCAGCAAAGTCCGGCCGCGTCTCTGCAGTTCCAGTTCCTGTATCATCACCAG CGGCGTCCCTCTTCCCATACGGAGCAAGTGCGAACGACAAGGAATACGTTCAAAGGAAAGTGGATTTCAATTCGCCTCTGTTCAAGCCCGAGATTGGAATCCCGCTGGGAAAAACGCTGCGCAGCTCCCTCTAT TTCACAGACAACGGACAAATAATTTTCCCGGCTTCTGATAAAGATATTTCCAGCTATCCTAACCCAGCTCCGAAAGGATTTAATGGCCGTGAGAAAGTACCAATGATAGCCGTGTTTTGGGACAATGCTGATTTCTCCAGAGGCAAAGGAACCATCTTTTACCAG GAATATGTTACCCAGACCTCTGCAAAACACCCCGTTGTCCGTGATGTGGAAGCAAAGATTCAGCAATATTTGAAGTGTTCCTATTCAGCCACCTGGACACTCAAGATCACCTGGGTGAAAGCGCAACCTTACCCAGCACAGGGACAGAACGGCAGA ACCAACACGTACCAAGCCATCCTAACCACTGATGGATACAGAACATACACGCTGTTCCTTTATCAAAACGGTGGAATGCAATGGGATTACAGAAGAATCGCTCCTGCAAATGTGCTGATCGGGTGGACCAG TGGTGACGGATATTTTAAAAACGACGACCTGATAACTAAAACGCCAGCTGAGAAATACCGGCCAGATCAAACCGAGGGCTACAACACAG GTGTGCGTGGTCTCTGGGTATACAAGCTGGACAGCCGCATCCGGGTGAACTACAGGCGGCGGTGCCTCGACTGGTTTAGCCATGAGGGGCAGCCATCTGCCTGGAACAAGGACTTGCCTCCCTGCCCTTGCTCTCTGCAACAGGGGCTGTTGGACGATCGCTTCTCCCGCAGCAAAAAAG GTTTGCCGGACTCTCGCTTAACCATGCTGTATTCCTCTGCCCCAAACAAGTACGGTGCTGGGGTCCGGTGTCTTTATAACAGCAAGAACCAGCTTGTGGAAGGTCACCAGGAAAGAGTCTGGAAGAGTTCGAGAAGCTCCCCCAACAGCG ACGAAGAGTTGAAATTATATGACTGGTGCTGTAACCAGACCGGAAACCTCCAGTTCTGTGATAAGTACAGCCAGAAAAGGCCAAAGATTGGCTGTGACGGATACAGGCCTTCAATCCGGG cagCGACTTCATCGGAAGAGAAGGTGGACAGAAAATCAGAGGAAGAGAGAG ATTga